The segment TGGTGCGTTGCGGGGCACTCTTCGATCCCGGCTTCCCGTTGACCGCCTGGCTGAGCTGATTCTCAGCCTGGCTGGCGCGAGCGGCTGCGGTCGACTGCTTGGCCTTCGGCAGCTGGGCAGTTGCCGGCTTGGCAGGGCCACGCTGGTTGGTGGTGCCAGCGGCCGGTCGCGATGCACCAGATGGCTTACTCACTGGCTTCCTCCGTCAATTGGTGTCTCATTGTTCGTTCCGGCGTCCGATTCGACAGTTTGGTCACCGTTCTCCACCGTGTCGTCAACCGGGCTATCTGCAGACGCTATCGCATCCGGGCTCAGGTTCCCGCCTTCGTCGTCGCCGTTTTCGCTGTCAATCGCCTGAGTCTCAATTTCAGCGGCCACCACGTTGTCGGCTCCGCGTGCGACGGCGATAATCCGGTCATTCTTGTCCGGCTTGGCAAAGACGACGCCCATGGTGTCACGTCCCTTGGCAGGAACTTCAGTCACCGCAGATCGCACTACCTTACCGCGTTCCATCACCACGAGCACTTCGTCGTCCTCCGACACGATCAGCCCACCGACCAGATCGCCTCGCTGCTCGACAAGCTTGGCGACCTTGATTCCCAGTCCGCCACGCCCCTGGACGCGATATTCGCTGACCGGAGTGCGCTTGGCGAATCCGCCTTCGGTGACGACAAACACAAACGAATCGTCGGTGACCACGTCGAGGGCGAGCAGTTCGTCGCCATCCCGGAATTTCATCCCGGTGACACCCGATGTCGCACGACCCATCGGCCGCAGTGCGCCATCCGAGGCGGTGAACCGAACCGACTGTCCCTTCCGGGATACCAGAAGCACATCATCCGTCTCCGAGACCAAACGTGCCGAAACCAATTCGTCCGGGCTGCCGTCGGCGGTTTCGCGCAGATTGATCGCGATAACCCCGCCGGTACGGTTCGAGTCGTATTCGGTCAGCCGGGTCTTCTTGACCAAACCTGCCTTCGTGGCCAGAACGAGGTACGGCGACTGCTGATAGTCGGTGAGCGCCAGCACCTGGGCAATTTCCTCGCCGGGCTGGAACGCCAGCAGGTTCGCAACATGCTGGCCCTTCGACTCCCGGCTACCATCGGGCAGTTCATATGCCTTGGCCCGGTAGACCCGCCCCTTGTTGGTGAAGAACAACAGCCAGTGGTGCGTAGTGGTTACAAAGAAGTGCTCCACCAGGTCGGTCCCGCGCAGGCTGGCACCCTTGATTCCCTTGCCACCGCGATGCTGCTGCCGGTAGTTGTCGCTGCGCGTCCGCTTGGCGTATCCACCCCGGGTGATCGTGACGACGACCTGCTCCTGCGGAATCAGATCCTCCATCGACACGTCGCCGTCGTAGCCGAGCAGGATCTCGCTTCGCCGGTCGTCGCCATAGCGGTCGACGATTTCCTGCAGTTCCTCGCTGACGATCTCGCGCTGCCGGCCAGGAGTTGCCAGAATGTGGTTGTACTCAGCGATCAGTTTTTCAATCTTGCCGGCTTCTTCCTGGATCTTCATCCGTTCCAGAGCGGCAAGTCGGCGAAGCTGCAGATCGAGGATGGCGTTCGCCTGGATTTCATCGACGGCGAGCAGTTCCATCAGTCCGCTGCGTGCCTCTTCCGAACTCGGCGAGCGGCGGATCAGGGCGATGACCTCGTCGAGCGCGTCCAGGGCCCTGAGGTAACCACGCAAGATGTGCGCGCGTTCTTCGGCCTTGCGCAGCCGGAACCGGGTACGCCGCACGATGACAATGATCTGGTGTTCGACCCACAGCTTCAGGAAAGCATCCAAGCTGAGCGTGCGCGGAACGTTGTCGACGAGCGCCAGCATGTTCGCGGAGAAGTTCTCCTGTAGCTGGGTGTGCTTGTACAAGTTATTCAGAACAACCTTGGCAACAGCGTCGCGCTTGAGCACGATTACCAGCCGCTGGCCGGTACGTCCCGAGGTTTCATCCCGCAGATCTGCAATGCCGGCAACCTTGCCGTCCTTGACGTAATCCGCAATCTTCGCGGCCAGGGCGTCCGGATTCACCTGGTAAGGCAGCTCGGTGACGACGAGGCAGGTACGCCCCTGGATTTCCTCCACGTTCACGACGGCCCGCTGGGTGATCGAACCACGCCCGGTCCGGTAGGCATCTTCAATTCCCCGGCGGCCCAGGATCAGCGCGCCGGAAGGGAAATCCGGGCCTTTGACGATGGTCAGAAGTTCTTCAAGCGTTTCGGACTTTGTCGCATCCGGGTTGGCCAGGATCCACTGCGCGCCTGCCGCAACCTCGCGCAGGTTGTGCGGCGGAATGTTCGTCGCCATACCGACGGCAATACCGGCAGACCCGTTGACCAGCAGGTTGGGGAAGCGGCTCGGCAGGTAGACCGGTTCCTGGTTGCGGCCGTCGTAATTGTCCTGGAAATCGACGGTGTCTTCTTCAATGTCCCGCACCATTTCCATCGCCAGCGGCGCCATCTTGCACTCGGTGTACCGCGGCGCGGCGGCCGAGTCGTTGCCTGCCCCGCCGAAGTTTCCCTGGCCGTCGATCAACGGGTAGCGCATCGACCACGGCTGCACGAGACGCACCATGGCGTCATAGATCGCCGTGTCGCCATGCGGATGGTATTGGCCCATTACGTCACCGACGACGCGGGAACATTTGTTGAACGAGCGTTCCGGCCTGTAGCCACCATCGAACATTGCGTACAGCACCCGTCGGTGCACCGGCTTCATACCGTCCCGAACGTCCGGTAGCGCGCGGCCGACGATAACGCTCATCGCATAGTCAAGGTACGACCGCTGCATCTCCAGCTGCAGGTCGACCTGGTCGACCCGATCCGTCGCCGCTATCACACCGTCAGCCGAGCCCGGCACGGTCTCTTCGGTGCCCTCAGGTGGGGTTTGCTCGCTCACACGATCCTCTTCTTAAAGTGCTGGTTTGTTGAAATGGCGTTGCTGGCCCATGGACGGGCCTGGCAGATCAGATATCCAGGAACCGAACGTCCTTGGCATTGCGCTGAATGAAGTTCCTGCGCGCCTCGACATCTTCACCCATCAGCACGGAGAAAATGTCGTCGGCCGACGCCGCGTCGTCCAGGGTGACCTGCTTGAGCAGGCGATGTTCCGGGTCCATAGTGGTGTCCCACAACTCGTGGTAGTTCATTTCACCGAGGCCCTTGTAGCGCTGAATTGCCTGGTCCTTCGGCAGCCGGCGGCCGGCGGCGCGTCCTTCCGTCAGCAAGGCATCGCGTTCCCGATCCGAATAGGCGTAATCGTGCGGCGCATTCGACCACTTCAACCGGTAGAGCGGAGGAGTCGCCAGATAGACGAAACCGTGTTCAATCAGCGGCTTCATGTAGCGGAAAATCAGGGTCAACAGCAGTGTCGAAATGTGCTGACCGTCGACGTCGGCATCGGCCATCAGCACGATCTTGTGATAGCGCAGTTTCGCCAGGTCGAATTCCTCACCGATGCCGGTTCCGAAGGCGGTGATCAACGCCTGCACCTCATTGTTGCCAAGCGCCCGGTCCAGCCTTGCCCTTTCCACATTCAGGATCTTTCCGCGCAGCGGCAGGATGGCCTGGGTCTCCGGGTTCCGGCCCTGCACGGCCGAGCCGCCGGCGGAATCACCCTCGACGATGAACACCTCTGAGATGGAAGGGTCCTTCGACTGGCAATCCTTGAGCTTGCCCGGCATTCCACCGGACTCCATCAGTCCTTTACGACGCGTGGCCTCACGGGCCTTCCGGGCGGCGAGCCGCGCCTGGGAGGCCTGCATCCCCTTACGCACAACCTCACGGGCCTGGCCCGGATTGGATTCGAGCCAGTGTCCCAGCTCGTCGCGGACCACTTTCTGCACATAGCCCTTGGCCTCGGTGTTACCGAGCTTTGTTTTGGTCTGCCCCTCGAACTGGGGCTCGCCGAGCTTGATGCTGATCACGGCGGTTAGCCCCTCACGGATGTCATCACCCGTCAGATTGTCATCCTTCTCCCGTAGCAGCTTCTGATCACGGGCGTAGGTATTTATCAGCGAGGTGAGCGCGGTGCGGAAACCCTCTTCGTGCGTTCCGCCCTCATGGGTATTGATCGTGTTGGCGTAGGTGTGCACCGATTCCGAATAGGCCGATGTCCACTGCATCGCGATCTCTACGGCGATCTTCTTCTCAACGTCTTCCGATTCGAAGGCAATGATCTCGTCATTGATCAGTTCGACCTTCTTCGACTTGTTCAGGTGGGCGACGTAATCGAGCAAGCCATGCTCATACATGTAGCTGACATTGCGCTTCAGCTCGGCCCGGGCCTCATCGTTTCCCGCCTCGTCAGCGGTGGACACACCGAGGCTCAGCTCGTCCTCATCCTCATCTGCCTTACCCGCCCGCTCGTCGGTCAGCGTGATTCGCAGGCCCTTGTTAAGGAAGGCCATCTGCTGGAACCGGGCCCGCAGGGTTTCGAAGGTGTACTCAACGCTTTCAAAAATCGTATTGTCCGCCCAGAACGTCACGGTAGTTCCGGTCTCGGGGGTGGCTTCGCCGCGCTTGAGCTCCGTGCTCGGGGCACCGACCTGATACTCCTGCTCCCAGACATAACCATCGCGCTTGATCAGAACGCGCAGGTCGGTGGACAGGGCGTTGACTACCGAGCTTCCCACGCCATGCAACCCGCCGGAAACGGCATAGCCTCCGCCGCCGAACTTGCCGCCGGCATGCAGCTTTGTCAGAACGACTTCGACGGTCGGCATCTTCTCCACCGGATGCATCGCGACCGGGATACCTCGGCCGTCATCGCTGACCCGTACTCCGCCATCTGCCTGGAGGACGACCTGGATATGCGAGCAGTAGCCGGCCAGCGCCTCATCTACCGAGTTGTCGACGATTTCATAAACCAGGTGGTGCAGGCCCCGCTCACCGGTGGACCCGATGTACATACCGGGCCGCTTTCTTACGGCTTCTAATCCTTCGAGAACTGTGATGTCACTTGCGTCGTAATGCGGCTTGTTCTCGTCGGCTGCCATATGTGGCCGTGCTCCTCGCGGTAAACCTGCCCTCAAGCAGGACAAAATAAGGGCAACCTCGCACGCCCTCGCACGGTAAAGAACCAGTGAGAGGCTTTAAAGTCACCAAATGAACCTGTTCCATCCTACCTAATGGATCAGCTCAATGCGTCCTCTGCGGCCCGGAAACCCAGATTTCTGACGTTTTGGGACCTATTGACGGACTGGATCGTGCACGGAGGGCGTTCATCGCCTCTCTGCGGCGATTAGCCGGATGCGACTTCGCCGATCAACCGTAGGTGTCGCGAGGTCCCCTGGTGTTGTGCACCCGATACCTTCCACGTTTCCAACTGGGCGCCGCTGGGCCCTGAATTTTCACCTGCTCCACGACACCATCCCCGAGTTCCTCGGCAAGGCGCTTCAGCAACGCCGGCACCATGAGCCGCAACTGGGTAGCCCAGGCGGTTGAATCGGCAGCCACAATCAGGACCTGTTTATCGAAGGAAACCGGCTTGCTGTGCTCGGCAACCTGCCGGCCAACGATTTCCGGCCATCGCCCCATCACCGAACCGACATTGACAGATGTCGACCAGCCACGCTCGGCGATCAGTCGCTGCATAATGCCCTGCATCGCCTGCGGATCCCGCTCGTCCGGTCCCGGACCGGATCTGCCGGGAATAGTCCTCCCATAGTTCCGGGAAATCTTCTTGCCTGCCCGGCCCGGACGCAGACCCTTTTCCTTGGCCGCGGCACGTGCCCGATTCAGCGCCAGACTGGCAGGGTCCGCCTCAATCTCGGCGATAGGTTCCGTAGGCAACTTGGGTCCGGCAACCTTCGGCCATGACTGCGACTCGGACTCTGGCGGCTCGGACGCCGGCGAACCGGACGTCGGCGAACCGGCTCGAGACGAATCCGCCTCCGCGCTCGGATCGGATTTTTTCCTGCCTCGCCGTCCAAATGTGTCACTCACGGGCCGACAGCTCCGTACTGAACCTGAACCCGTTCACCGGCAAGCACAGCCGGAATGTCGTCCTCGACGGCTGCCGTGATCAGGACCTGCTCGGCAGTCGCCACCATGCCGGCGAGCCGGGCCCGCCGGTGCACATCCAACTCTGCAAACACGTCGTCCAGGATCAGAACCGGCCAGTTCTCCTTGCCGAAGGCATCGGCCTTGTGCAATTCAAAACTTGCCAGCCGAAGGGCGAGCGCATATGACCAGGACTCACCATGACTTGCGTACCCCTTGGCCGGGATGTTCCCGAGCTGAAGTTCCAGATC is part of the Saxibacter everestensis genome and harbors:
- the gyrA gene encoding DNA gyrase subunit A, encoding MSEQTPPEGTEETVPGSADGVIAATDRVDQVDLQLEMQRSYLDYAMSVIVGRALPDVRDGMKPVHRRVLYAMFDGGYRPERSFNKCSRVVGDVMGQYHPHGDTAIYDAMVRLVQPWSMRYPLIDGQGNFGGAGNDSAAAPRYTECKMAPLAMEMVRDIEEDTVDFQDNYDGRNQEPVYLPSRFPNLLVNGSAGIAVGMATNIPPHNLREVAAGAQWILANPDATKSETLEELLTIVKGPDFPSGALILGRRGIEDAYRTGRGSITQRAVVNVEEIQGRTCLVVTELPYQVNPDALAAKIADYVKDGKVAGIADLRDETSGRTGQRLVIVLKRDAVAKVVLNNLYKHTQLQENFSANMLALVDNVPRTLSLDAFLKLWVEHQIIVIVRRTRFRLRKAEERAHILRGYLRALDALDEVIALIRRSPSSEEARSGLMELLAVDEIQANAILDLQLRRLAALERMKIQEEAGKIEKLIAEYNHILATPGRQREIVSEELQEIVDRYGDDRRSEILLGYDGDVSMEDLIPQEQVVVTITRGGYAKRTRSDNYRQQHRGGKGIKGASLRGTDLVEHFFVTTTHHWLLFFTNKGRVYRAKAYELPDGSRESKGQHVANLLAFQPGEEIAQVLALTDYQQSPYLVLATKAGLVKKTRLTEYDSNRTGGVIAINLRETADGSPDELVSARLVSETDDVLLVSRKGQSVRFTASDGALRPMGRATSGVTGMKFRDGDELLALDVVTDDSFVFVVTEGGFAKRTPVSEYRVQGRGGLGIKVAKLVEQRGDLVGGLIVSEDDEVLVVMERGKVVRSAVTEVPAKGRDTMGVVFAKPDKNDRIIAVARGADNVVAAEIETQAIDSENGDDEGGNLSPDAIASADSPVDDTVENGDQTVESDAGTNNETPIDGGSQ
- the gyrB gene encoding DNA topoisomerase (ATP-hydrolyzing) subunit B, which encodes MAADENKPHYDASDITVLEGLEAVRKRPGMYIGSTGERGLHHLVYEIVDNSVDEALAGYCSHIQVVLQADGGVRVSDDGRGIPVAMHPVEKMPTVEVVLTKLHAGGKFGGGGYAVSGGLHGVGSSVVNALSTDLRVLIKRDGYVWEQEYQVGAPSTELKRGEATPETGTTVTFWADNTIFESVEYTFETLRARFQQMAFLNKGLRITLTDERAGKADEDEDELSLGVSTADEAGNDEARAELKRNVSYMYEHGLLDYVAHLNKSKKVELINDEIIAFESEDVEKKIAVEIAMQWTSAYSESVHTYANTINTHEGGTHEEGFRTALTSLINTYARDQKLLREKDDNLTGDDIREGLTAVISIKLGEPQFEGQTKTKLGNTEAKGYVQKVVRDELGHWLESNPGQAREVVRKGMQASQARLAARKAREATRRKGLMESGGMPGKLKDCQSKDPSISEVFIVEGDSAGGSAVQGRNPETQAILPLRGKILNVERARLDRALGNNEVQALITAFGTGIGEEFDLAKLRYHKIVLMADADVDGQHISTLLLTLIFRYMKPLIEHGFVYLATPPLYRLKWSNAPHDYAYSDRERDALLTEGRAAGRRLPKDQAIQRYKGLGEMNYHELWDTTMDPEHRLLKQVTLDDAASADDIFSVLMGEDVEARRNFIQRNAKDVRFLDI
- a CDS encoding DUF721 domain-containing protein, with the translated sequence MSDTFGRRGRKKSDPSAEADSSRAGSPTSGSPASEPPESESQSWPKVAGPKLPTEPIAEIEADPASLALNRARAAAKEKGLRPGRAGKKISRNYGRTIPGRSGPGPDERDPQAMQGIMQRLIAERGWSTSVNVGSVMGRWPEIVGRQVAEHSKPVSFDKQVLIVAADSTAWATQLRLMVPALLKRLAEELGDGVVEQVKIQGPAAPSWKRGRYRVHNTRGPRDTYG